From the Billgrantia sulfidoxydans genome, one window contains:
- a CDS encoding DMT family transporter: MPLLYFLPPLGAVLIWSGNMTINQLTVGTIAPSSIAFLRWVLALAVLTPFVLPAAWRHRQTLRREWPKLAVLGLLGMGLWQGLAYVAAETTTATNMGILAAMVPLLTVLLSALILREAPSRGGTLGGLLALFGVLVLLGRGDPLTLLDLQVALGDLLMVVAATCYALYGVMLKRWPLGLPPWVVLYAQVVFAVLFLLPPYLLGPMTPVDDHNVWLILYAGIPASIVTTFLWMRAIRQIGASQASIFINLMPLFSALIAMLFLGERIALFHLVGGLLVLAGVIMAQTLTQPLGRKSPNLS, encoded by the coding sequence ATGCCGCTGCTCTACTTCCTGCCGCCCCTGGGCGCCGTGCTGATCTGGTCGGGCAACATGACCATCAACCAGCTCACCGTGGGAACGATCGCTCCCAGCAGCATCGCTTTCCTGCGCTGGGTACTGGCGTTGGCCGTGCTGACCCCTTTCGTACTGCCTGCCGCCTGGCGCCACCGCCAGACGCTGCGCCGCGAATGGCCCAAGCTGGCCGTTCTGGGGCTGCTCGGCATGGGGCTCTGGCAGGGGCTTGCCTACGTGGCCGCCGAGACCACCACGGCTACCAACATGGGCATTCTGGCGGCCATGGTGCCATTGCTGACGGTACTGCTCAGCGCCTTGATCCTGCGTGAGGCGCCCAGCCGGGGCGGCACGCTCGGTGGTCTACTCGCGCTGTTCGGGGTGCTGGTGCTGCTGGGACGGGGCGACCCGCTGACGCTGCTGGATCTTCAGGTGGCACTTGGCGATCTGCTGATGGTGGTGGCCGCCACCTGTTACGCGCTTTATGGCGTGATGCTCAAGCGCTGGCCGCTTGGCCTGCCCCCCTGGGTGGTGCTCTACGCCCAGGTGGTGTTCGCCGTGCTGTTCCTGCTGCCTCCTTACCTGCTGGGGCCGATGACCCCGGTCGACGATCACAATGTGTGGCTGATCCTCTACGCCGGTATCCCCGCCTCGATCGTGACGACTTTCCTGTGGATGCGCGCCATCCGCCAGATCGGCGCCAGCCAGGCCAGTATCTTCATCAACCTAATGCCGCTGTTCAGCGCCCTGATCGCCATGCTGTTCCTCGGCGAGCGCATCGCCCTGTTCCACCTGGTCGGCGGACTGCTGGTGCTCGCCGGCGTCATCATGGCCCAGACCCTGACCCAGCCCTTGGGACGCAAGAGCCCTAATCTCTCATGA
- a CDS encoding gamma-glutamylcyclotransferase, giving the protein MTLDTTQLNRERVFFETGQTLWLFGYGSLIWKAEFPFHERRPAHIEGWTRRFWQGSHDHRGTPEAPGRVATLVESSGACCQGMAYRIDADTLAPLDVREKNGYLRERITLHFHDGSHAEGLIYLATADNAAYLGHAPLDQMARQIATAEGPSGTNRDYLLNLAAALEDLGAEDSHVFELAERVTRLP; this is encoded by the coding sequence ATGACACTGGACACCACCCAGCTCAACCGCGAGAGGGTCTTCTTCGAGACCGGTCAGACGCTCTGGCTGTTCGGCTATGGCTCGCTGATCTGGAAGGCGGAATTCCCCTTTCACGAGCGGCGTCCCGCCCATATCGAGGGCTGGACACGACGCTTCTGGCAGGGGTCTCACGACCACCGCGGCACACCGGAGGCACCGGGTCGCGTCGCCACCCTGGTCGAATCCTCCGGCGCTTGCTGCCAGGGCATGGCCTACCGCATCGATGCCGATACCCTGGCGCCACTCGACGTGCGCGAGAAGAATGGCTACCTGCGCGAACGCATCACGTTGCATTTTCACGATGGCAGCCATGCCGAAGGCTTGATCTATCTGGCGACAGCCGACAACGCCGCCTACCTCGGTCACGCCCCGCTCGACCAGATGGCACGGCAGATCGCCACTGCCGAAGGCCCCAGCGGCACCAACCGCGACTATCTTCTCAACCTGGCCGCCGCACTCGAAGACCTGGGGGCCGAGGATTCCCACGTCTTCGAGTTGGCCGAGCGAGTGACACGGTTGCCCTGA
- a CDS encoding glutaredoxin family protein: protein MAQGQTAGQSNHAQLYRMVMEEHLCPFGLKSKDLLERKGFAVEDHHLTTREETEEFKEKHDVDTTPQTFIDGQRIGGYDELREYFGKDSPGEDETTYQPVIALFATALLMGFAVSWTATGTLLSARMPEYFVAIAMALLGLQKLKDVESFSTMFLNYDLLAQRQVRYGYVYPYAETLAGILMLAGALVWLAAPVALFIGTVGAVSVFKAVYVDKRELKCACVGGDSQVPLGFVSLTENLIMIGMGLWMPLRMYLF, encoded by the coding sequence ATGGCTCAAGGACAGACGGCAGGGCAGAGCAATCATGCCCAGCTTTACCGCATGGTCATGGAGGAGCACCTGTGCCCCTTCGGCCTCAAGAGCAAGGATCTGCTGGAACGCAAGGGCTTCGCGGTGGAGGACCATCACCTGACCACGCGGGAGGAGACCGAAGAGTTCAAGGAGAAGCATGACGTCGATACGACGCCTCAGACCTTCATCGACGGCCAGCGCATCGGCGGCTACGACGAGCTGCGTGAGTATTTCGGCAAGGATTCGCCGGGCGAGGACGAGACCACCTACCAGCCGGTGATCGCGCTGTTCGCCACGGCGCTGCTGATGGGGTTCGCCGTGAGCTGGACGGCGACCGGCACGCTGCTGAGCGCGCGTATGCCGGAGTACTTCGTGGCCATCGCCATGGCCCTGCTGGGGCTGCAGAAGCTCAAGGACGTGGAGAGCTTCAGCACCATGTTCCTCAACTACGACCTGCTGGCCCAGCGCCAGGTGCGCTACGGCTACGTCTACCCCTACGCCGAGACGCTGGCGGGCATCCTGATGCTGGCCGGTGCGCTGGTGTGGCTGGCCGCGCCGGTGGCGCTGTTCATCGGCACGGTGGGGGCCGTCTCGGTGTTCAAGGCGGTCTATGTCGACAAGCGCGAACTCAAGTGTGCCTGCGTTGGCGGCGACAGCCAGGTGCCGCTGGGTTTCGTATCGCTGACCGAGAACCTGATCATGATCGGCATGGGCCTATGGATGCCGTTGCGCATGTACCTGTTCTAG
- a CDS encoding carbohydrate ABC transporter permease, with protein sequence MNQAISTHRGRLALRAPSLETTAAWLLAVVWIFPLLYAIWAAFHPPAYMVRFDLFAPLTLDNFANAWAQAPFARYYLNTFLLVTGVVLAQFVVCTLAGFAFARFPIPGKDILFMLVLIQLFVFPEVLIVENYRIASGLGLVDTITGIGLPYVASAFGIFLLRQTFKTIPRELEEAARVEGCGWMAILLKVYVPLAKPTYLAYGLVSISHHWNNFLWPLVVTNSVESRPLTVGLGIFSAPETGVNWATVSAATLLSIAPLLVAFLLFQRQFVQSFLRAGIR encoded by the coding sequence ATGAACCAAGCCATCAGCACGCATCGCGGCCGCCTTGCCCTGCGCGCGCCGAGCCTCGAGACCACGGCCGCCTGGCTGCTCGCCGTCGTCTGGATCTTCCCGCTGCTCTACGCGATCTGGGCGGCGTTTCATCCGCCGGCCTACATGGTGCGCTTCGACCTGTTCGCCCCGCTGACGCTGGACAACTTCGCCAACGCCTGGGCCCAGGCGCCGTTCGCCCGCTACTACCTCAATACCTTCCTGCTGGTCACCGGGGTGGTGCTGGCGCAGTTCGTGGTCTGCACCCTGGCGGGCTTCGCCTTCGCCCGTTTCCCGATTCCGGGCAAGGATATCCTGTTCATGCTGGTGCTGATCCAGCTGTTCGTCTTTCCCGAGGTGCTGATCGTCGAGAACTACCGTATCGCCAGTGGGCTGGGCCTGGTCGACACCATCACCGGCATCGGCCTGCCGTACGTCGCCAGCGCCTTCGGCATCTTCCTGCTGCGCCAGACCTTCAAGACCATCCCCCGCGAGCTGGAGGAAGCGGCCCGGGTGGAGGGCTGCGGCTGGATGGCGATCTTGCTCAAGGTCTACGTGCCCTTGGCCAAGCCCACCTACCTGGCCTACGGCCTGGTCTCGATCAGCCACCACTGGAACAATTTCCTGTGGCCGCTGGTGGTCACCAACTCGGTGGAGAGCCGCCCGCTCACCGTGGGGCTGGGGATATTCTCGGCGCCCGAAACCGGCGTCAACTGGGCTACCGTCAGTGCCGCTACGCTGCTCAGCATCGCCCCGCTGCTGGTCGCCTTCCTGCTGTTCCAGCGCCAGTTCGTGCAGTCGTTCCTGAGGGCGGGGATTCGCTGA
- a CDS encoding carbohydrate ABC transporter permease, with amino-acid sequence MVIQNADRRMQVYGALLLLPAAVLLGTFAYLPTVATLVNSFFLPGFRGAPPAFVGLENYAMLVEDATFWKVARNNLLYALGTIPTSIALALGMALFVNARLPGRGLVRMAYFTPTILPMIAAANVWMFFYAPQIGLFNKLLGALGLSGVNWLGDPGVALTSVIVMTVWKEAGFFMIFYLAALQSIPPELKEASDLEGTSRWSFFWRVTFPLLMPTTLFVLINALINAVRVVDHLFILTKGGPNNATNLLLYYVYENAFSFFDRTYAATITVVILLVLAVVATLKFTVLDRRTHYQ; translated from the coding sequence ATGGTGATCCAGAACGCTGACAGACGCATGCAGGTCTATGGCGCGCTGTTGCTGCTGCCGGCGGCGGTGCTGCTTGGCACCTTTGCTTATCTGCCCACCGTGGCGACGCTGGTGAACAGCTTCTTCCTGCCCGGCTTTCGCGGTGCGCCGCCGGCGTTCGTCGGGCTCGAGAACTACGCCATGCTGGTGGAGGACGCCACCTTCTGGAAGGTGGCGCGCAACAACCTGCTCTATGCGCTGGGCACCATTCCCACCTCCATCGCCCTGGCGCTAGGCATGGCGCTGTTCGTCAACGCCCGCCTGCCGGGGCGGGGCCTGGTGCGCATGGCCTACTTCACCCCGACCATCCTGCCGATGATCGCCGCGGCCAACGTGTGGATGTTCTTCTACGCCCCGCAGATCGGCCTGTTCAACAAGCTGCTCGGCGCGCTGGGGCTCTCCGGGGTCAACTGGCTGGGCGACCCCGGCGTGGCGCTGACCTCGGTGATCGTGATGACGGTATGGAAAGAGGCCGGCTTCTTCATGATCTTCTACCTGGCGGCGCTGCAGAGCATTCCGCCGGAACTCAAGGAGGCCTCGGACCTCGAGGGCACCAGCCGCTGGAGCTTCTTCTGGCGGGTGACCTTCCCGCTGCTGATGCCGACCACGCTGTTCGTGCTGATCAATGCGCTGATCAATGCCGTGCGGGTGGTCGACCACCTGTTCATCCTGACCAAGGGCGGGCCCAACAACGCCACCAACCTGCTGCTCTACTACGTCTACGAGAACGCCTTCTCGTTCTTCGACCGCACCTACGCCGCCACCATCACGGTGGTGATCCTGCTGGTGCTGGCGGTGGTGGCCACGCTCAAGTTCACCGTGCTCGACCGCCGGACGCACTATCAATGA
- a CDS encoding ABC transporter substrate-binding protein, translating to MYYPVAVGGALTDVIDGLVAEFENEHPDITVNAIYAGNYDDTRVRAMSAIEAGEAPQLSVLFSIDLFDLLEQDAIVAFDEVIESDEEREWLDSFYPGLMENGQIDGQTYGIPFQRSTIVLYWNKDAFEAAGLDPETPPENWEEMAEMAAAVREASGGEQWGVMVPSTGYPYWMFQAFAFQNGHRLMNEEGTEVYFDDPAAIEALEYWVSLAEEHEAMPDGTIEWGTLRQNFLEESTAMMWHSTGNLTAVRNEASFDFGVAMLPMNTQRGSPTGGGNFYLFKDTTEEEQRAAMTFIRWMTDPERAAAWSIETGYMGVSPASYETEALRNYVEEFPPAAVARDQLEHATAELATYQGGRVRRALDNAVQAALTGQMTPEEALKQAQAEADAALRRYARSR from the coding sequence ATGTACTACCCGGTGGCGGTGGGCGGCGCCCTGACCGACGTGATCGATGGCCTGGTGGCCGAGTTCGAGAATGAGCACCCGGATATCACGGTGAATGCCATCTACGCCGGCAACTACGACGATACCCGCGTGCGGGCGATGTCGGCCATCGAGGCGGGCGAGGCGCCCCAGCTCTCGGTGCTGTTCTCCATCGACCTGTTCGACCTGCTGGAGCAGGACGCCATCGTCGCCTTCGACGAGGTCATCGAGAGCGACGAGGAGCGCGAGTGGCTCGACAGCTTCTACCCCGGGCTGATGGAGAACGGCCAGATCGACGGTCAGACCTACGGCATTCCGTTCCAGCGCTCGACCATCGTGCTCTACTGGAACAAGGACGCCTTCGAGGCCGCCGGGCTCGATCCCGAGACGCCGCCCGAGAACTGGGAGGAAATGGCCGAGATGGCCGCCGCGGTGCGCGAGGCAAGCGGCGGCGAGCAGTGGGGCGTGATGGTGCCCTCCACCGGCTACCCCTACTGGATGTTCCAGGCCTTCGCCTTCCAGAACGGCCACCGGCTGATGAACGAGGAGGGCACCGAGGTCTACTTCGACGACCCCGCCGCCATCGAGGCGCTGGAGTACTGGGTCTCGCTGGCCGAGGAACACGAGGCCATGCCCGACGGCACCATCGAGTGGGGCACGCTGCGCCAGAACTTTCTTGAAGAGTCCACCGCCATGATGTGGCACAGCACCGGCAACCTCACCGCGGTACGCAACGAGGCCTCCTTCGACTTCGGCGTGGCCATGCTGCCCATGAACACCCAGCGCGGCAGCCCCACCGGCGGCGGCAATTTCTACCTGTTCAAGGACACCACCGAGGAGGAGCAGCGCGCCGCGATGACCTTCATCCGTTGGATGACCGACCCCGAGCGCGCTGCGGCCTGGTCGATCGAGACCGGCTACATGGGCGTGAGCCCGGCCTCCTACGAGACCGAGGCGCTGCGCAACTACGTCGAGGAGTTCCCGCCGGCGGCGGTGGCCCGCGACCAGCTCGAGCATGCCACCGCGGAGCTGGCCACCTACCAGGGCGGGCGCGTGCGCCGGGCGCTGGACAACGCCGTGCAGGCGGCGCTGACCGGCCAGATGACGCCGGAGGAAGCGCTCAAGCAGGCCCAGGCGGAAGCGGACGCGGCGCTGCGCCGCTATGCACGCTCCCGCTGA
- a CDS encoding ABC transporter ATP-binding protein translates to MNPDNNNPGRSQGRNPSSPPAGQHDGSQERQRIRLEAVSKRWAETTAVDGIGFDVAPGEFVILLGPSGCGKSTTLRMIAGLEQASAGRIHIGERDVTHLPPGDRGLSMVFQSYALFPHLSVADNIVFGLRSRKVPKAERRERLARVAQLVDLEAYLERKPAQLSGGQRQRVALARAIISEHPICLMDEPLSNLDARLRGEMRREIKALQQRLGMTVIYVTHDQVEAMSMGDRVILMHDGRIVQDGTPSELYDRPASAFAAGFIGSPAMNLVTLAAAADGAVIEGEPHCSVASHDAKGHWLGVRPEDIRVRPVDAPGVPAEVIDAEYLGADSIVRLRVGSQQLRARLDGKPSVAAGSACRLQWRREAAHFFDAGDGRRLAIAGHDLSAPPGRHRFEAHSPPSSSVQDAVAPTVQDREARASSNPAGNDSPGVNR, encoded by the coding sequence ATGAACCCAGACAACAATAATCCGGGCCGGAGTCAGGGCCGGAACCCATCCAGCCCGCCGGCCGGGCAGCACGACGGCTCGCAGGAGCGCCAGCGCATTCGGCTCGAGGCCGTGAGCAAGCGCTGGGCGGAGACCACCGCGGTCGACGGCATCGGCTTCGACGTCGCGCCGGGCGAGTTCGTCATCCTGCTCGGCCCCTCGGGCTGCGGCAAGTCGACCACGCTGCGCATGATCGCCGGGCTGGAACAGGCCAGCGCCGGGCGTATCCACATCGGCGAGCGCGACGTCACCCACCTGCCGCCGGGCGATCGGGGGCTGAGCATGGTGTTTCAGTCCTACGCGTTATTCCCCCACTTGAGCGTGGCCGACAATATCGTCTTCGGCCTGCGCAGCCGCAAGGTGCCCAAGGCCGAGCGCCGCGAGCGGCTGGCGCGGGTGGCCCAACTGGTCGATCTCGAGGCCTATCTCGAGCGCAAGCCGGCGCAGCTCTCCGGCGGCCAGCGCCAGCGGGTCGCCCTGGCCCGGGCGATCATCTCCGAACACCCCATCTGCCTGATGGACGAGCCGCTCTCCAATCTCGATGCCCGCCTGCGCGGCGAGATGCGCCGCGAGATCAAGGCGCTGCAGCAGCGCCTCGGCATGACCGTGATCTACGTCACCCACGACCAGGTCGAGGCGATGAGCATGGGCGACCGGGTGATCCTGATGCACGACGGGCGCATCGTGCAGGACGGGACGCCGAGCGAACTCTATGACCGCCCGGCCAGCGCCTTTGCCGCCGGTTTCATCGGCAGCCCGGCGATGAACCTGGTGACGCTCGCCGCCGCCGCCGACGGCGCGGTGATCGAGGGCGAGCCGCACTGCAGCGTCGCCTCTCACGACGCCAAGGGTCACTGGCTCGGCGTGCGTCCGGAGGATATCCGGGTGCGGCCCGTGGACGCCCCCGGCGTGCCCGCCGAGGTGATCGATGCCGAATACCTCGGCGCCGACAGCATCGTGCGCCTCCGGGTCGGCAGCCAGCAGCTGCGTGCGCGGCTCGACGGCAAGCCGAGCGTCGCTGCCGGTTCGGCGTGCCGGTTGCAGTGGCGGCGCGAGGCGGCGCATTTCTTCGACGCCGGCGACGGGCGGCGGCTGGCGATCGCCGGGCACGACCTGTCCGCGCCACCGGGCCGGCATCGTTTCGAAGCGCACTCTCCGCCCTCTTCGAGCGTACAAGATGCGGTGGCTCCCACCGTACAAGACCGCGAGGCCCGTGCCTCGTCCAACCCCGCTGGGAACGACTCTCCAGGAGTGAACCGATGA